Proteins from one Hoplias malabaricus isolate fHopMal1 chromosome 2, fHopMal1.hap1, whole genome shotgun sequence genomic window:
- the hsd20b2 gene encoding hydroxysteroid (20-beta) dehydrogenase 2 encodes MAEGEGCYQFLCILGGVTALFYLLKWSWNCWRGLKVYILSQIWHTDVRKFGQWAVVTGATSGIGRAYALELAKRGLDIVLISRSEKKLSNVANEIESQYGRKTRIIQVDFTEGPSIYPAIAQQLADLEVGILVNNVGMNYASMFMHFLDIPDPEQKITEVINCNILSVTQMSRLILPQMIKRGKGLIINMSSEAASQPQPMLAVYSATKIFVTYFSRCLHAEYSSHGIIVQCVAPFVVSTNMTHNIEVNPLVKSADSFAREALNTVEYSTHTSGCLSHALQHIALSIFFPSWLRLSSFCIHHMKNYAQGMSHIKERMSHAHSKEE; translated from the exons ATGGCTGAGGGAGAAGGCTGCTACCAGTTTCTGTGTATCCTTGGCGGTGTCACCGCGCTGTTTTACCTGCTGAAGTGGTCGTGGAACTGCTGGAGAGGGTTAAAGGTGTACATACTCTCCCAAATCTGGCACACTGATGTCAGAAAATTCGGCCAGTGGGCAG TGGTCACTGGGGCGACGTCGGGGATTGGTCGAGCCTACGCCCTGGAG cTGGCAAAACGAGGCCTGGATATTGTTTTGATTAGTCGTTCAGAGAAGAAGCTCAGCAATGTTGCCAACGAAATAG AATCACAGTATGGACGAAAGACGCGGATCATTCAGGTCGATTTCACTGAAGGACCGTCCATCTACCCAGCCATCGCACAGCAACTCGCAGACCTGGAAGTCGGCATTCTGG TGAATAACGTTGGTATGAATTATGCCTCAATGTTTATGCATTTTTTGGACATTCCTGACCCAGAACAG AAAATTACTGAAGTGATCAACTGCAACATCCTGTCCGTCACGCag ATGAGCAGACTGATTCTTCCACAGATGATTAAAAG gggTAAAGGGCTTATCATCAACATGTCTTCAGAAGCTGCTTCTCAGCCACAGCCCATGCTCGCGGTGTACTCAGCTACAAAG ATATTTGTGACATATTTCTCTCGCTGTCTGCATGCAGAATACAGTTCTCATGGAATCATTGTTCAG tgtgtggCTCCATTTGTAGTAAGCACTAATATGACCCATAATATAGAGGTGAATCCTCTGGTGAAAAGTGCTGATTCATTTGCAAGAGAAGCTCTCAACACAGTGGAATACAGCACACATACTAGCGGCTGTCTCTCACATGCACTACAG CACATCGCACTGTCCATCTTTTTCCCATCCTGGCTGCGTCTCTCTTCATTCTGCATACATCACATGAAGAATTACGCTCAGGGCATGTCTCATATAAAGGAGAGAATGTCACATGCCCACAGCAAAGAGGagtga